One segment of Mycolicibacterium baixiangningiae DNA contains the following:
- the cbiE gene encoding precorrin-6y C5,15-methyltransferase (decarboxylating) subunit CbiE — translation MAGLAPASADELRGATTIYGSKRQLDLLDDTVRAERREWPSPLVPALHAIRDEPPGDVHIVASGDPMLHGIGGSAVRVFGPNRVVVLPHVSSVTLACARLGWAVQDTEVISLVTAPLPTAVRRGGRAVVLSRDESTPAALARVLADTGRGDSEMSVLEQLGGPAERRRDATAREWAADPPGDVDALNVVAVRYLPDARQFQVLSDDAFAHDGQITKQPMRAVTLAALAPRPGELLWDVGAGSGSIAIEWCRSGPGCRAIAFEQDQTRRQRILANAAAHGVDVAVHGAVPSAFGDAEPPSVVFIGGGLTHPGLLGACLERLPVGGRLVANAVTAESEVILLQHYSQIGGTLRRYQHYRGEPVGTFTGWRPAMPVTQWAVTKS, via the coding sequence ATGGCCGGGTTGGCGCCCGCCTCCGCCGACGAACTGCGCGGCGCGACAACAATTTACGGGTCGAAGCGCCAACTCGACCTCCTCGATGACACCGTGCGCGCCGAACGCCGCGAATGGCCGTCGCCGCTGGTGCCCGCTCTGCACGCCATCCGCGACGAACCGCCGGGAGACGTGCACATCGTGGCCAGCGGAGACCCGATGCTGCACGGGATCGGTGGTTCGGCGGTGCGGGTGTTCGGCCCGAACCGTGTCGTGGTGCTGCCGCATGTGTCGTCGGTGACGTTGGCCTGCGCCCGCCTCGGCTGGGCGGTCCAGGACACCGAGGTGATCAGCCTGGTCACCGCGCCACTTCCGACCGCGGTGCGCCGCGGCGGCCGTGCGGTCGTCCTGTCACGCGATGAATCCACTCCCGCGGCGCTGGCCCGGGTGCTCGCCGACACCGGACGCGGTGACTCCGAGATGAGCGTGCTCGAGCAACTCGGCGGGCCCGCCGAGCGCCGACGCGACGCCACCGCGCGGGAGTGGGCGGCCGACCCGCCAGGCGATGTCGACGCCCTCAACGTCGTCGCGGTGCGCTACCTGCCCGACGCTCGGCAGTTCCAGGTGCTGTCCGACGACGCGTTCGCCCATGACGGCCAGATCACCAAACAACCGATGCGTGCGGTGACGCTCGCCGCGCTGGCACCACGCCCAGGGGAACTGCTGTGGGACGTGGGCGCCGGGTCGGGGAGTATCGCGATCGAGTGGTGCCGCAGCGGCCCTGGCTGCCGGGCGATCGCGTTCGAGCAGGACCAGACGCGCCGGCAGCGGATCCTCGCCAACGCCGCGGCACACGGCGTCGACGTCGCCGTGCACGGCGCGGTCCCGTCTGCCTTCGGCGATGCGGAGCCGCCGTCTGTGGTGTTCATCGGCGGCGGGCTGACGCATCCAGGTCTCCTCGGCGCGTGCCTCGAGCGCCTGCCGGTCGGCGGTCGATTGGTCGCCAACGCCGTCACCGCAGAGTCGGAAGTGATTCTACTGCAACACTATTCGCAGATCGGAGGGACGTTGCGCCGCTACCAGCACTACCGCGGTGAGCCGGTCGGCACCTTCACCGGGTGGCGGCCCGCCATGCCGGTCACCCAGTGGGCGGTGACCAAGTCATGA
- a CDS encoding SDR family NAD(P)-dependent oxidoreductase produces the protein MNDTGGKVVVIFGGRSEIGVEVAKRLAPGATVVLAARRADRLDEEVHAVREAGAAAVHTAEFDADDLASHAPLVAKLVAEHGPIGTAVVAFGILGDQARAERDPAHAAAIVHTDFVAQVSLLTVLAATMREAGSGSMVVFSSVAGARVRRANYVYGSAKAGLDGFASGLADALHGSGVHLLLVRPGFVIGRMTAGMDPAPLSSTPAQVAEATVRALANGRRAVWIPGSLGAAVLVMRMLPRPLWRRMPR, from the coding sequence GTGAATGACACGGGTGGCAAGGTGGTGGTGATCTTCGGCGGGCGCAGCGAGATCGGGGTCGAGGTGGCGAAGCGGTTGGCGCCGGGCGCGACGGTCGTGCTGGCGGCGCGCCGCGCCGACCGCCTCGACGAGGAGGTCCACGCGGTGCGGGAAGCGGGGGCGGCGGCGGTGCACACCGCCGAGTTCGACGCCGACGATCTGGCCTCCCATGCCCCACTCGTGGCGAAGCTGGTCGCCGAGCACGGTCCGATCGGCACCGCCGTCGTCGCGTTCGGGATCCTCGGTGACCAGGCCCGCGCCGAGCGGGACCCCGCGCACGCGGCGGCGATCGTGCACACCGATTTTGTCGCGCAGGTCAGCCTGCTCACCGTGCTGGCTGCCACGATGCGCGAAGCGGGCAGCGGGTCCATGGTCGTGTTCTCGTCGGTGGCCGGCGCCCGCGTCCGCCGGGCCAACTACGTATACGGTTCGGCGAAAGCCGGGCTCGACGGGTTCGCCAGTGGGCTCGCCGACGCCCTGCACGGGTCGGGTGTGCATCTGCTGCTGGTGCGGCCCGGTTTCGTGATCGGAAGGATGACCGCAGGGATGGACCCCGCACCGTTGTCGAGCACCCCCGCCCAGGTGGCCGAGGCGACGGTGCGGGCACTCGCCAACGGGCGCCGCGCGGTGTGGATCCCGGGGTCGCTGGGCGCCGCGGTGCTGGTGATGCGGATGCTGCCGCGACCGCTGTGGCGCAGGATGCCGCGGTGA
- a CDS encoding M24 family metallopeptidase: MTGSRFSTDVYARRLQAAATAAGDAGLAGLIITPGYDLRYLVGSHAQTFERLTALVLPAHGDPTVVVPRLELAALKESAIPELVVTVRDWVDGDDPYALVAEALGGGPTRTAVTDSMPALHLLPLAGVLGEVPVLATDVLRRLRMQKDAAEIDALRKAGAAIDRVHARVPEFLVAGRTEADVAADIAEAIVAEGHSEVAFIIVGSGPHGADPHHECSDRELRAGDVVVVDIGGPYEPGYNSDCTRTYSLGEPDPEVARRYAVLQRAQRAAVEAVRPGVTAEQIDAAAREVLAAEGLAEAFVHRTGHGIGLSVHEEPYIVAGNDLPLEAGMAFSVEPGIYFAGEWGARIEDIVIVTADGVESVNNRPHDLVVVPSGPDATA, from the coding sequence ATGACCGGCAGCCGATTCAGCACTGATGTCTACGCCCGCCGACTGCAGGCCGCGGCCACGGCGGCGGGTGACGCCGGACTGGCCGGCCTGATCATCACGCCCGGCTATGACCTGCGTTATCTGGTGGGCTCGCACGCGCAGACCTTCGAACGGCTGACCGCCCTGGTGCTACCCGCCCACGGCGACCCGACGGTGGTGGTGCCGCGTCTGGAGTTGGCCGCACTGAAGGAGTCCGCCATCCCCGAACTCGTTGTGACCGTGCGGGATTGGGTCGACGGTGACGATCCGTACGCGCTGGTGGCCGAGGCGCTCGGTGGCGGCCCGACGCGCACGGCGGTGACCGATTCGATGCCCGCGCTTCACCTGCTGCCGCTGGCCGGGGTGCTCGGCGAGGTACCCGTGCTGGCCACTGACGTGCTGCGGCGGCTGCGGATGCAGAAGGACGCCGCCGAGATCGACGCGTTGCGCAAGGCCGGCGCGGCCATCGACCGTGTCCACGCGAGGGTGCCGGAGTTCCTGGTGGCCGGGCGCACCGAGGCCGACGTCGCAGCTGACATCGCCGAAGCGATTGTGGCCGAAGGGCATTCGGAGGTGGCGTTCATCATCGTGGGGTCCGGACCGCACGGCGCCGACCCGCACCACGAATGCTCCGACCGCGAACTGCGGGCCGGCGACGTCGTGGTCGTCGACATCGGCGGACCCTACGAGCCGGGTTACAACTCCGATTGCACGCGGACCTACAGCCTCGGCGAACCCGATCCCGAGGTGGCGCGCCGCTACGCCGTCCTGCAGCGTGCCCAGCGGGCCGCCGTCGAGGCGGTGCGGCCGGGCGTCACCGCCGAGCAGATCGACGCCGCCGCGCGTGAGGTGTTGGCCGCCGAAGGGCTTGCCGAGGCGTTCGTCCACCGCACGGGCCACGGCATCGGGCTGTCGGTGCACGAGGAGCCCTACATCGTGGCCGGCAACGATCTGCCCCTCGAGGCGGGTATGGCGTTCAGCGTGGAACCGGGCATCTATTTCGCGGGCGAGTGGGGTGCGCGCATCGAGGACATCGTGATCGTCACCGCGGACGGCGTGGAGTCGGTGAACAACCGGCCGCATGACCTCGTCGTGGTGCCCTCCGGACCGGACGCGACCGCCTGA
- a CDS encoding F420-dependent biliverdin reductase — MATSGRKATTRLTSDALAFLTERHLAMLTTLRSDNSPHVVAVGFTFDPKTHIARVITSGGSQKAVNAEQRGVAVLSQVDGARWLSLEGKSTVNSDPDAVRDAELRYAQRYRTPRVNPERVVIEVRVERVLGSSQLLDRSSTD, encoded by the coding sequence ATGGCTACATCAGGTCGCAAGGCCACCACGCGGCTCACCAGCGACGCGCTGGCGTTCCTCACCGAACGTCACCTCGCCATGCTCACCACCCTGCGATCGGACAACTCTCCACACGTCGTGGCGGTGGGGTTCACCTTCGACCCGAAGACCCACATCGCTCGGGTGATCACCTCCGGCGGCTCGCAGAAGGCGGTCAACGCCGAACAGCGCGGCGTCGCGGTGCTGAGCCAGGTGGACGGGGCACGTTGGCTGTCGCTGGAGGGCAAATCGACCGTCAACTCGGATCCCGACGCCGTCCGCGACGCCGAGCTGCGCTACGCCCAGCGGTACCGCACCCCCCGGGTCAACCCGGAGCGGGTCGTGATCGAGGTGCGCGTCGAACGCGTGCTGGGCTCCTCGCAGCTGCTCGACCGCTCCTCCACCGACTGA
- a CDS encoding DUF4333 domain-containing protein: MSGPQGSDPAQPWAGQQPDAGTDQPAGDPSNTHWQSPGQGGEQGTPETPSWQQPPAYTPQQYPQYPQPTGQQPPYQPYPPTEQYGQPQYGQPQYGQQPQYGQPGQYGQQPQYGQPQYGQPGQYGQQPPQYGQTGQYGAFPPPGGDEGSKRSMKVIGGIVGALLVVLLLVIGVLGFWKPGFFVTTKLDVTAAQSGVQQILTDESNGYGAKNVRDVKCNNGESPEVKKGGTFDCEVSIDGTKREVTVTFQDDDGTYEVGRPR, translated from the coding sequence ATGAGCGGACCGCAGGGATCTGATCCGGCGCAGCCGTGGGCCGGTCAACAGCCGGACGCGGGCACGGATCAGCCGGCCGGCGACCCGTCGAACACGCACTGGCAGTCACCCGGGCAGGGCGGGGAGCAGGGGACCCCGGAGACTCCGTCGTGGCAACAGCCTCCGGCGTACACGCCGCAGCAGTATCCGCAGTACCCGCAGCCCACCGGGCAGCAACCGCCGTACCAGCCCTACCCGCCGACCGAACAGTACGGTCAGCCGCAATACGGTCAGCCGCAGTACGGGCAGCAGCCCCAGTACGGTCAGCCGGGCCAGTACGGCCAGCAGCCGCAGTACGGTCAGCCCCAGTACGGTCAGCCGGGCCAGTACGGTCAGCAGCCGCCGCAATACGGTCAGACGGGTCAGTACGGAGCGTTCCCGCCCCCGGGCGGTGACGAGGGCTCAAAGCGGTCGATGAAGGTCATCGGCGGGATCGTCGGCGCTTTGCTGGTGGTGCTTCTCCTGGTGATCGGCGTGTTGGGCTTCTGGAAGCCCGGCTTCTTCGTGACGACGAAGCTCGACGTCACCGCCGCGCAATCCGGCGTGCAGCAGATCCTCACCGACGAGTCGAATGGCTACGGCGCGAAGAACGTCCGCGACGTGAAGTGCAACAACGGCGAGAGCCCCGAGGTGAAGAAGGGCGGCACGTTCGACTGCGAGGTCAGCATCGACGGCACCAAACGCGAAGTCACCGTGACCTTCCAGGACGACGACGGCACCTACGAGGTCGGCCGCCCCCGTTAG
- a CDS encoding 5'-3' exonuclease, whose product MAAPLLLLDGASMWFRSYFALPSSITAPDGRPVNAVRGFLDTVAMLVGRERPSRLVVCRDDDWRPQWRVDLIPSYKAQRVAEPQPEGTDVEVVPDDLTPQVDMIMAMLDAFGIPHAGAPGYEADDVLGTLAAAETRDRVIVVSGDRDLLQVVRDEPVEVRVLYLGRGMSKATLFGPDEVAEQYAVPKERAGAAYAELALLRGDPSDGLPGVAGVGEKTAATLLAQFGSLEAIVAAAHDPKSKMSKAYRKKLLAATDYIEAAEPVVRVATDAPVTMSTASDELPLAAAHPRKVAQLAGDLGVTSSVGRLQKALDSLD is encoded by the coding sequence ATGGCCGCTCCCCTGTTGCTCCTCGACGGCGCCAGCATGTGGTTCCGCTCGTACTTCGCGCTGCCCTCGTCGATCACCGCGCCCGACGGGAGGCCGGTCAACGCCGTGCGGGGCTTCCTGGACACCGTCGCGATGCTCGTCGGCCGCGAGCGCCCGTCGCGCCTCGTGGTGTGTCGCGACGACGACTGGCGCCCGCAGTGGCGTGTCGACCTCATCCCGTCGTACAAGGCGCAACGGGTCGCCGAACCGCAGCCCGAGGGCACCGATGTCGAGGTGGTGCCCGACGACCTCACCCCGCAGGTCGACATGATCATGGCGATGCTCGACGCGTTCGGCATCCCCCACGCGGGCGCCCCGGGATACGAAGCCGACGACGTACTGGGCACGCTGGCCGCCGCCGAGACGCGGGACCGGGTGATCGTGGTCAGCGGCGACCGCGACCTGCTTCAGGTGGTGCGCGACGAGCCGGTTGAGGTGCGGGTGCTCTACCTGGGCCGCGGCATGTCGAAGGCGACGCTGTTCGGTCCGGACGAGGTGGCCGAGCAGTACGCCGTCCCCAAGGAGCGCGCCGGCGCGGCGTACGCCGAACTGGCGCTGCTGCGCGGAGATCCGTCCGACGGGCTGCCCGGCGTGGCGGGCGTCGGCGAAAAGACCGCCGCGACGCTGCTGGCCCAGTTCGGCTCGCTGGAGGCGATCGTCGCTGCCGCGCACGATCCGAAGTCGAAGATGTCGAAGGCGTATCGCAAGAAACTGCTGGCCGCCACCGACTACATCGAGGCCGCGGAGCCGGTGGTGCGCGTCGCCACCGACGCTCCCGTCACGATGTCCACGGCGTCGGACGAGTTGCCGCTGGCTGCAGCGCATCCGCGCAAGGTCGCCCAGCTGGCGGGCGACCTCGGCGTCACCTCGTCGGTCGGGCGCCTGCAGAAGGCGCTCGACTCCCTCGACTAA
- a CDS encoding DEAD/DEAH box helicase: MTNPPDFQLAAFAAGMPFALDPFQIRGCEALESGHGVLVCAPTGAGKTVVGEFAVHLALAAGGKCFYTTPIKALSNQKHADLVRRYGPEKIGLLTGDQSINGDADIVVMTTEVLRNMLYANSPALHGLSYVVMDEVHFLADRMRGAVWEEVILHLPDEVRLVSLSATVSNAEEFGGWIQTVRGDTTVVVDEHRPVPLWQHVLVGKRLFDLFDYRAHTEVRSGRELVVDPELLRHIAHRREADRLADWQPRGRGRSSHRSRPTIYRPPARPDVIASLDREGLLPAITFVFSRAGCDAAVKQCLRSPLRLTTNDERVRIAEVIDRRCADLAEADLIVLEYHEWREGLLRGLAAHHAGMLPVFRHTVEELFTAGLVKAVFATETLALGINMPARTVVLEKLVKFNGEQHMPLTPGEYTQLTGRAGRRGIDVEGHAVVLWTPDVEPVEVAGLASTRTFPLRSSFAPSYNMTINLVQQMGPAQARQLLEQSFAQFQADRSVVGLRRGVERGERMLDDIATELGGRDAPILDYVRLRARIAERERAQSRSSRVQRRAAADDALSALRRGDIITITNGRRGGLAVVLESARDTDDPRPLVLTEHRWAGRISSADYTGATPRVGTMTLPKHIEHRNPRVRRDLASALLSAAAGMAMPEGRPRRKGAHQQDDDTDPELVSLRDTLRRHPAHHLPDRDEQARLAERYLRIERDNAQIQNKVAAATNSLARTFDRIVVLLGERGFIDTTGDDPTATDDGRLLARIYSESDLLVAECLRARTWDGLDAAELAAVLSSVLFESRGDTPGVAAGSEAPTGKVRRALSATRRVSADLRADEQRHRISPSREPDEGFVTAIYRWATTGDLTTALAASDATGGGSPLSAGDFVRWCRQVLDLLDQVRNAAPTPALRTAAKRAINDIRRGVVAVDAG; encoded by the coding sequence ATGACGAATCCACCTGACTTTCAGCTCGCGGCGTTCGCCGCGGGGATGCCGTTCGCGCTCGACCCGTTCCAGATCCGCGGCTGCGAGGCGCTCGAAAGCGGACACGGCGTCCTGGTGTGCGCGCCGACCGGCGCCGGCAAGACCGTCGTCGGCGAATTCGCCGTGCATCTCGCCCTGGCGGCGGGCGGCAAGTGCTTCTACACCACACCCATCAAGGCGCTGAGCAACCAGAAGCACGCCGACCTGGTCCGCCGGTACGGTCCCGAGAAGATCGGGCTGCTCACCGGAGATCAGTCCATCAACGGTGACGCCGACATCGTCGTGATGACCACCGAAGTGCTGCGCAACATGCTGTATGCGAATTCGCCCGCGCTGCACGGCTTGTCCTACGTGGTGATGGACGAGGTGCACTTCCTGGCCGACCGGATGCGCGGTGCGGTCTGGGAAGAGGTGATCCTGCACCTGCCCGACGAGGTCCGGCTGGTCAGCCTGTCGGCGACGGTGAGCAACGCCGAGGAGTTCGGCGGCTGGATCCAGACCGTGCGCGGGGACACCACCGTGGTGGTCGACGAACACCGGCCCGTTCCGCTGTGGCAGCACGTGCTGGTCGGCAAACGACTCTTCGACCTGTTCGACTACCGCGCACACACCGAAGTCCGCAGTGGGCGTGAACTGGTCGTCGATCCGGAGCTGCTGCGCCACATCGCCCACCGGCGCGAAGCCGACCGGCTCGCCGACTGGCAGCCGCGCGGCCGGGGGCGGTCGAGCCATCGCAGCAGGCCGACGATCTACCGGCCACCCGCCCGGCCCGACGTGATCGCCAGTCTCGACCGCGAAGGACTGCTTCCGGCCATCACGTTCGTGTTCTCCCGCGCCGGCTGCGACGCCGCGGTCAAACAATGTCTGCGCTCACCGCTACGGCTGACCACCAACGACGAACGCGTGCGCATCGCAGAGGTCATCGACCGCCGCTGCGCCGATCTCGCCGAGGCCGACCTGATTGTGCTCGAGTACCACGAGTGGCGTGAGGGGCTGCTGCGTGGCCTGGCCGCCCACCACGCCGGCATGCTGCCGGTCTTCCGTCACACCGTCGAGGAACTCTTCACCGCCGGACTGGTCAAAGCGGTGTTCGCCACCGAGACACTGGCATTGGGCATCAACATGCCCGCCCGCACCGTGGTGCTCGAGAAGCTGGTCAAGTTCAACGGCGAGCAGCACATGCCGCTGACACCGGGGGAGTACACGCAGCTGACCGGCCGGGCCGGGCGCCGCGGCATCGACGTCGAGGGGCACGCCGTGGTGCTGTGGACCCCCGACGTGGAACCGGTCGAAGTCGCCGGGCTCGCGTCGACACGCACCTTCCCGCTGCGCAGTTCGTTCGCGCCGTCGTACAACATGACCATCAACCTGGTCCAGCAGATGGGGCCGGCGCAGGCGCGTCAACTCCTCGAGCAGTCGTTCGCCCAGTTCCAGGCGGACCGTTCGGTGGTGGGTCTGCGCCGCGGTGTCGAGCGCGGCGAACGGATGCTCGACGACATCGCCACCGAACTCGGCGGCCGCGACGCGCCGATCCTGGACTACGTGCGGCTGCGGGCCCGCATTGCCGAACGTGAACGCGCACAGTCGCGTTCGTCACGAGTGCAGCGTCGCGCTGCCGCTGATGACGCGCTCAGCGCGCTGCGTCGCGGCGACATCATCACCATCACCAACGGACGGCGCGGTGGACTGGCCGTCGTCCTCGAATCCGCCCGCGACACCGACGATCCGCGGCCGCTCGTGCTCACAGAACACCGATGGGCCGGCCGCATCTCCTCCGCCGACTACACCGGCGCGACACCCCGCGTCGGCACGATGACGCTGCCCAAACACATCGAACACCGCAATCCGCGGGTGCGCCGCGATCTGGCGTCGGCGCTGCTCTCGGCGGCGGCCGGGATGGCGATGCCGGAGGGCCGTCCCCGCCGCAAGGGCGCCCACCAGCAGGATGACGACACCGATCCGGAACTGGTATCGCTGCGCGACACGTTGCGCCGTCACCCCGCACACCACCTGCCCGACCGCGACGAGCAGGCCCGGCTGGCCGAGCGCTACCTGCGCATCGAACGGGACAACGCCCAGATCCAGAACAAGGTGGCCGCCGCGACGAACTCGCTGGCCCGCACCTTCGACCGGATCGTCGTGCTGCTCGGCGAACGCGGTTTCATCGACACCACCGGCGATGACCCGACGGCTACCGACGACGGACGTCTGCTGGCCCGCATCTACAGCGAAAGCGACCTGCTGGTGGCCGAGTGCCTGCGCGCACGCACCTGGGACGGCCTCGACGCCGCGGAATTGGCCGCGGTGCTGTCGTCGGTGCTGTTCGAATCCCGCGGCGACACGCCCGGTGTCGCTGCCGGTTCCGAGGCGCCTACGGGGAAGGTGCGCCGCGCGCTGTCTGCGACCCGACGGGTCTCGGCTGATCTGCGCGCCGACGAGCAACGCCACCGCATCAGCCCCAGCCGGGAACCCGACGAGGGTTTCGTGACCGCGATCTACCGCTGGGCAACGACCGGCGACCTGACCACCGCACTGGCCGCGTCGGACGCCACCGGCGGTGGGTCACCCCTGTCTGCGGGGGATTTCGTGCGATGGTGCCGGCAGGTGCTCGACCTGCTCGACCAGGTCCGCAATGCCGCGCCGACGCCTGCTTTACGCACCGCCGCGAAACGCGCGATCAACGACATTCGACGCGGCGTCGTGGCAGTTGATGCGGGGTAG